One window from the genome of Pseudoalteromonas sp. '520P1 No. 423' encodes:
- the ggt gene encoding gamma-glutamyltransferase, translated as MKKIITYLFVATLPLSVVAHDVAQKPKREDREPEAATGFDLKKASIGNKFMVAAANPYAVKAGQAILAKGGSAIDAAIAVQAVLTLVEPQSSGIGGGAFIMHFDKKMDHLTTFDGRETAPSKANSELFLDKNGNAVRWIDAVVGGRSVGVPGVLAALAKAHKTKGNLPWNMLFDDAIALAENGFIVSPRLEMLLSKKFNPGVHQMPGTKEYFFPNDQVIKAGTNKKNPELSKFYKQLAKEGVTAFYSGENAKKIAATVQNSKVAPGILTVEDIKQYQAKERQAVCAPYHEYKVCSMGPPSSGGVALLQILRLLEDKNLSQYEVNNVKALHYFTQASRLAFADRDVYMADPDFASIPVNELLAPRYITKRAALITRNDMGKVNAGEPVQNLAYAIDDAYEMPSTSHISIVDAKGNAISMTTSIEMAFGSTLMVNGYLLNNQLTDFALSPKKNGLEVINRVEPNKRPRSSMSPVMVFNKDGSLRLVIGSPGGSRIINYVAQAVIGVLDWGLSAQEAINMPRITNRNRYTSLENNTQLALKAADFENLGHTVKIVDLNSGIHAVELINSKLYGAADPRREGIALSE; from the coding sequence ATGAAAAAAATAATTACTTATTTATTTGTAGCAACCTTGCCATTATCTGTTGTTGCCCACGATGTTGCACAAAAACCAAAAAGAGAAGATAGAGAACCTGAAGCTGCAACTGGCTTTGATTTAAAAAAAGCTTCTATAGGTAATAAGTTCATGGTTGCCGCTGCCAATCCATATGCAGTTAAAGCGGGCCAAGCTATTTTGGCAAAAGGTGGCAGTGCGATTGATGCCGCAATTGCTGTACAAGCTGTATTAACGTTAGTTGAACCGCAATCATCAGGTATTGGCGGTGGTGCTTTTATTATGCACTTCGATAAAAAAATGGATCACTTAACGACCTTTGATGGTCGGGAAACTGCGCCTAGTAAAGCTAATTCCGAATTATTCTTAGATAAAAACGGTAATGCTGTGAGATGGATTGATGCGGTTGTGGGCGGGCGTTCAGTTGGTGTACCCGGCGTACTTGCTGCATTAGCAAAGGCACATAAAACAAAAGGCAATTTACCTTGGAATATGTTATTTGATGATGCAATTGCATTGGCTGAAAATGGCTTTATAGTATCTCCTCGACTAGAAATGTTGTTAAGCAAGAAATTTAATCCGGGTGTACATCAAATGCCGGGAACAAAAGAATACTTTTTTCCAAATGATCAAGTAATAAAAGCAGGTACTAATAAAAAAAATCCAGAATTATCGAAGTTTTACAAACAGCTTGCGAAAGAAGGCGTAACAGCATTTTATTCAGGGGAAAATGCAAAAAAAATAGCAGCAACAGTTCAAAATTCAAAAGTTGCACCCGGTATATTAACTGTTGAGGATATTAAGCAATATCAAGCCAAAGAACGACAGGCAGTTTGTGCACCATATCATGAGTATAAAGTCTGCTCCATGGGGCCCCCAAGTTCAGGCGGCGTTGCATTATTACAAATATTAAGATTATTAGAAGATAAAAATCTATCACAATATGAAGTTAATAATGTGAAAGCACTACATTATTTTACCCAAGCTTCTCGTTTAGCTTTTGCTGATAGAGATGTGTATATGGCAGATCCTGATTTTGCATCAATCCCTGTAAATGAATTATTAGCGCCTAGATATATTACTAAACGCGCTGCTTTAATCACTCGAAATGATATGGGTAAAGTAAACGCGGGCGAGCCGGTACAAAATTTAGCTTATGCGATTGATGACGCATATGAAATGCCATCAACCAGTCATATTTCGATTGTAGATGCAAAAGGCAATGCGATTTCGATGACAACCTCGATAGAAATGGCATTTGGTTCAACTTTAATGGTGAACGGGTATCTATTAAATAATCAGTTAACAGATTTTGCATTATCTCCTAAGAAAAATGGTCTAGAGGTTATAAATCGGGTTGAGCCAAATAAGCGCCCAAGAAGCTCTATGTCTCCAGTGATGGTATTTAATAAAGATGGGAGCTTAAGACTTGTTATAGGCTCACCAGGTGGCAGTCGCATTATAAATTATGTGGCACAAGCTGTTATTGGTGTTTTAGACTGGGGCCTTAGTGCACAAGAGGCGATTAATATGCCGAGGATCACAAATCGTAATCGTTATACTAGCCTCGAAAATAATACTCAACTCGCCTTAAAAGCGGCTGATTTTGAAAATTTAGGGCATACAGTTAAAATTGTTGATTTAAATTCAGGTATTCATGCTGTTGAATTGATTAATAGCAAACTATATGGTGCAGCTGATCCAAGGCGAGAGGGTATAGCGCTGTCAGAATAA
- a CDS encoding prolyl oligopeptidase family serine peptidase, which translates to MVNKTLIALAVSATFALTGCQTLSNESTTTTVAPVAKVIEAPVKAGETSITLKQAMAHPDWLGRQPLSSYWAADSSSVFYTRKQAGNELKDLFNQNLTANNNGDKVAVEALHQTGSKYAVYSKDGKLQAYVFKGDVFVQNVKTGALTQITRSSANESQVQFLNDGSLVYREGSKLNKVDLKTGLTVEIANLKMADKPKGVVEPKDYIAQEQHKLIDYIALTHKNKKDKENLKNEINANNPSRVDEAFYLGKGMRLIDAQLSPNGTHIIAVVTKKTSWRADGDIMPNYIADDGRVKAEKVRRRVADAKPQTSIVYSLDLTTGVQTELTFDKLPGFDEDVLADVKKENYARDGKKYKSEKSPRSINLMSDWTWSQSAIQWNQQGTQAAVMLEAWDNKDRWIASVDFDKSEFVPQHRLHDDAWVNYAYNDFGWLNNSETLYFLSEESGYSQLYKKPVNGEVSALTQGKFVISHLVLTKDDSHIYYKANEKHPGIYEVYRVNVQTGNREAITDLNGMTDFSLSPDESKLLLSHSKLALPTELYMTDATAGAEVTRLTNTVSEQFLNTSLITPKVIAVESSHSEQPIYAKVYYPADYKEGETGKNRKAVIFNHGAGYLQNSHLGWSGYFREFMFHSLLAEQGYVVMDMDYRASKGYGRDWRTAIYRNMGTPEIQDLADGVKWMEKNANVNDQRVGTYGGSYGGFMTFMALLTRPELFQAGAALRPVSDWAHYNDGYTSNILNRPDVDPIAYERSSPIYFAEGLEKNLLINAPMVDDNVFFQDVVRLVQRFIELEKEDFETAIYPVEPHGFRQPSSWLDEYRRIHKLFEEKL; encoded by the coding sequence ATGGTTAATAAAACGCTAATTGCACTTGCCGTTTCTGCTACTTTTGCATTAACAGGTTGTCAAACACTATCAAATGAATCTACCACTACAACAGTTGCGCCTGTTGCTAAAGTTATTGAAGCACCAGTTAAAGCTGGTGAAACTTCAATTACATTAAAGCAAGCAATGGCCCACCCTGATTGGCTAGGTCGCCAACCACTTTCTTCATATTGGGCAGCCGATTCAAGCTCTGTATTTTATACGCGTAAACAAGCAGGTAACGAGCTTAAAGATTTATTTAATCAAAATCTAACAGCAAATAACAATGGTGACAAAGTAGCGGTTGAAGCACTGCACCAAACGGGTTCTAAATATGCTGTTTACTCTAAAGATGGAAAATTACAAGCATATGTATTTAAGGGCGATGTATTTGTTCAGAATGTAAAAACGGGTGCTTTAACGCAAATTACACGTTCATCTGCAAATGAATCACAAGTACAATTTTTAAATGATGGTAGTTTAGTTTACCGTGAAGGTTCAAAGTTAAATAAAGTTGATCTTAAAACCGGTTTAACAGTTGAGATCGCTAATTTAAAAATGGCAGATAAACCTAAAGGTGTTGTTGAGCCAAAAGATTACATCGCACAAGAGCAACATAAATTAATTGATTATATAGCTCTGACACATAAAAATAAAAAAGATAAAGAAAATTTAAAAAATGAAATTAACGCTAATAACCCTAGCCGCGTTGATGAAGCATTTTACTTAGGTAAAGGCATGCGTTTGATTGATGCACAACTGTCACCTAACGGCACTCATATCATTGCTGTTGTTACTAAAAAAACATCCTGGCGTGCAGATGGCGATATTATGCCAAATTACATTGCAGATGATGGTCGTGTTAAAGCAGAAAAAGTACGTCGCCGTGTTGCTGATGCAAAACCACAAACTTCGATTGTTTATTCCTTAGATTTAACGACAGGTGTACAAACAGAATTAACGTTTGATAAATTACCTGGCTTCGATGAAGATGTACTAGCAGATGTTAAAAAAGAAAACTACGCCAGAGATGGTAAAAAATACAAATCAGAAAAATCGCCTCGCTCTATTAATTTAATGAGTGATTGGACTTGGTCACAAAGTGCCATTCAATGGAATCAACAAGGTACACAGGCTGCTGTGATGCTTGAAGCTTGGGATAACAAAGATAGATGGATTGCATCAGTAGATTTTGATAAATCAGAGTTTGTACCACAACACAGATTACATGATGATGCTTGGGTAAATTATGCTTACAATGATTTTGGTTGGTTAAATAACTCAGAAACATTATATTTCTTATCTGAAGAATCAGGTTATAGCCAACTTTATAAAAAGCCAGTAAATGGTGAAGTATCAGCTTTAACACAAGGTAAATTTGTTATTTCGCATTTAGTTTTAACAAAAGATGATAGCCATATTTATTATAAAGCTAACGAAAAGCACCCAGGAATTTACGAAGTTTACCGTGTTAATGTTCAAACGGGTAACCGTGAAGCTATCACTGATTTAAATGGTATGACAGATTTCTCATTGAGCCCTGATGAATCTAAATTATTATTATCTCATTCAAAATTAGCATTACCGACAGAGTTATACATGACAGATGCGACAGCTGGCGCAGAGGTGACTCGTTTAACTAATACAGTTTCAGAGCAATTTTTAAATACATCTCTTATTACACCTAAAGTAATTGCTGTTGAATCTTCTCATTCTGAACAGCCAATATATGCAAAAGTATATTACCCAGCAGACTATAAAGAAGGCGAAACAGGCAAAAATCGTAAAGCTGTTATCTTTAATCATGGTGCTGGCTATTTACAAAACTCACATCTAGGTTGGTCTGGATATTTCCGTGAATTTATGTTCCATTCACTACTTGCTGAGCAAGGTTATGTTGTAATGGATATGGATTACCGTGCATCTAAAGGCTACGGTCGTGATTGGCGTACAGCGATTTACCGAAATATGGGCACACCTGAAATTCAAGATTTAGCTGATGGTGTTAAATGGATGGAAAAAAATGCGAATGTTAACGATCAAAGAGTAGGCACATATGGTGGCTCTTACGGTGGTTTCATGACATTTATGGCATTATTAACACGTCCTGAATTATTCCAAGCAGGTGCAGCACTTCGCCCTGTAAGTGATTGGGCTCATTATAATGATGGTTATACATCTAATATCTTAAATCGTCCTGACGTTGATCCAATTGCTTACGAGCGTAGTTCACCTATCTATTTTGCTGAAGGTTTAGAGAAAAACTTATTGATCAACGCGCCTATGGTTGATGATAATGTATTTTTTCAAGATGTAGTACGTTTAGTACAGCGTTTCATCGAACTTGAAAAAGAAGACTTTGAAACGGCAATTTACCCTGTTGAACCACATGGATTTCGCCAGCCTTCAAGCTGGTTAGATGAATACCGTAGAATACATAAGTTGTTTGAAGAAAAGCTTTAA
- the rrtA gene encoding rhombosortase: MIDLPLSKKYIFPPLLLIFCSFSFELLSLNPILEFNRSLIQQGEFWRLLTGQFVHSNWYHLALNCGGIILIWALHAEHTSPNRYAFNILFLALFCGLGLYAFYPQTHIYTGLSGLLHGVIVFGAIKDINSGMKSGYLLLLGVWAKVLWEQYSGPNADVGALIDARVAIEAHLIGAIGGSLFLLEKPLLKLSANRR, encoded by the coding sequence ATGATCGATTTACCTTTAAGTAAAAAATATATTTTTCCGCCGTTACTTCTAATCTTTTGCAGTTTTTCTTTTGAATTATTGTCTTTAAATCCAATACTTGAATTTAATCGTTCATTAATACAGCAAGGCGAGTTTTGGCGGTTGCTAACGGGTCAATTTGTGCATTCAAACTGGTATCACTTAGCGCTAAACTGTGGTGGAATTATCTTGATATGGGCATTACACGCAGAGCATACATCTCCTAACAGGTATGCTTTTAATATTCTGTTTTTAGCTTTATTTTGTGGTTTAGGCTTATATGCTTTTTACCCTCAAACACATATTTATACCGGGTTAAGTGGTTTATTACATGGTGTGATTGTTTTTGGTGCTATTAAAGATATTAATAGTGGCATGAAATCTGGTTATCTTTTATTGCTAGGCGTATGGGCAAAAGTATTATGGGAGCAATATTCTGGGCCTAATGCCGATGTAGGCGCATTGATTGATGCAAGGGTTGCTATTGAAGCACATTTAATTGGTGCGATTGGTGGTAGCTTGTTTTTACTTGAAAAACCACTTTTAAAATTAAGCGCTAACAGAAGGTAA
- a CDS encoding DUF4097 family beta strand repeat-containing protein: MKFYKSILASTLLLTMSQGAFAQSNSSDELILQKTENLKLSTDKINDFVIEAGSGKLKVIASDVDSIEVVAEIYQRKAHNDYCLDLKKLGNKAKLESASCNHNRDTRIDLTIEVPENLNLDVEDGSGSINISGVASLKLKDGSGSINIRNVNGKVEIDDGSGSIDIKHVENDVSIDDGSGSIHVRNVSGKVTVSDGSGSINVNKADSFELLSDGSGSVNVDNIAGKVIMDD, encoded by the coding sequence ATGAAATTTTATAAATCGATTTTAGCAAGTACATTACTTCTTACGATGAGCCAAGGAGCTTTTGCGCAGAGTAACTCGAGCGATGAACTCATTTTACAAAAAACTGAAAACTTGAAATTATCGACTGATAAGATAAATGATTTTGTGATTGAAGCGGGCTCCGGAAAGTTAAAAGTGATTGCTTCAGATGTTGATTCAATTGAAGTTGTTGCTGAGATATATCAACGTAAAGCACACAATGATTACTGCTTAGATTTAAAAAAGCTGGGTAATAAAGCTAAGTTGGAATCAGCAAGCTGTAATCATAATAGAGATACAAGAATTGATTTAACAATTGAGGTACCAGAGAATTTAAACTTAGATGTTGAGGATGGTTCTGGCTCAATTAACATCTCTGGTGTTGCAAGTTTAAAATTAAAAGATGGTTCTGGTTCCATTAATATCAGGAATGTGAATGGTAAAGTGGAAATTGATGATGGTTCAGGCTCAATAGATATTAAACATGTAGAAAATGATGTATCAATAGATGATGGTTCAGGTTCAATCCACGTACGTAATGTTTCAGGAAAAGTGACTGTATCAGATGGTTCTGGCAGTATCAATGTCAACAAAGCTGATAGCTTTGAATTATTGAGCGATGGCTCAGGATCGGTCAATGTAGATAACATTGCAGGTAAAGTGATTATGGATGACTAA
- a CDS encoding EAL domain-containing protein: MPVAQKYGGFGLSLDDFGTGFTKLNQLRTLPFTEIKIDRSLISGIHNDPFEQTIVNALVDLSKKQKIDLVAKGIELFEELEFLQYYNKTF, from the coding sequence ATCCCTGTCGCTCAAAAATATGGAGGGTTTGGCCTTTCTTTAGATGATTTTGGCACTGGGTTTACAAAATTAAATCAGCTTAGAACGTTACCTTTTACTGAGATAAAGATAGACCGCAGTTTAATCTCAGGGATCCATAATGACCCTTTTGAACAAACGATTGTAAATGCTCTGGTTGATTTATCTAAAAAACAAAAGATCGATTTAGTCGCTAAAGGAATAGAGCTTTTTGAAGAACTAGAGTTTTTACAATATTATAACAAAACATTTTGA